From a single Clostridium isatidis genomic region:
- a CDS encoding glycosyltransferase, giving the protein MIVKNESKVLEKSLESIKDYNFEIIIVDTGSSDNTKEIARKYTDKVYDFKWCNDFSQARNFSISKAANDFVLVLDADEVIIDIDLKEIEKLINKNSEKVGRIIIKNEYYRDGNKFTYKEYVNRLFNKNLFIYKGLIHEQVTTQNGKLFRTYNLPLEIHHIGYNNEEITRKNKIIRNIEMLKEALRENSEDPYIYYQLGKSYYMNDNFKEAKYNFETALSFNLDTKFEYVQDLIETYGYSLIKLEEYKNSMKLLNLYNEYKNSADFIFLIALIYMNNGFFNEAIIEFENAKRIEICKMDGVNDYLANYNIGVILECLGNKEKAIKYYKICNNYENALRRIEYLNSKK; this is encoded by the coding sequence ATGATTGTAAAAAATGAAAGTAAAGTATTAGAAAAATCCTTAGAAAGTATAAAAGATTATAATTTTGAAATTATTATCGTTGATACTGGATCTTCAGATAATACAAAAGAAATAGCTAGAAAATATACAGATAAAGTATATGATTTTAAATGGTGTAATGACTTTAGTCAGGCTAGAAATTTTTCTATTAGCAAAGCCGCTAATGATTTTGTTCTAGTTTTAGATGCAGATGAAGTTATTATAGATATTGACTTAAAAGAAATAGAAAAACTAATTAATAAAAATAGTGAAAAGGTTGGACGTATAATTATAAAAAATGAATATTATAGAGATGGCAATAAATTTACATATAAAGAATATGTAAATAGACTATTTAATAAAAATTTATTTATATACAAAGGTTTGATACATGAGCAAGTTACAACTCAAAATGGTAAACTGTTTAGAACTTATAATTTGCCTTTAGAAATTCATCATATAGGATATAATAATGAAGAAATAACTAGAAAAAATAAAATAATTAGGAATATTGAGATGCTTAAAGAAGCATTAAGAGAAAATTCTGAAGATCCTTATATTTATTATCAATTAGGGAAAAGTTATTATATGAATGATAACTTTAAGGAAGCGAAATATAATTTTGAAACAGCTTTAAGTTTTAATCTTGATACAAAATTTGAGTATGTGCAGGATTTAATTGAAACATATGGATACTCATTAATAAAATTAGAAGAATACAAAAATTCAATGAAATTACTAAATTTATATAATGAATATAAAAATTCTGCCGATTTCATATTTCTAATAGCATTAATATATATGAATAATGGATTTTTTAATGAAGCAATTATTGAATTTGAAAATGCAAAAAGAATAGAGATATGTAAAATGGATGGAGTAAATGATTATCTTGCTAATTATAATATTGGTGTAATTTTAGAATGTTTGGGAAATAAAGAAAAAGCAATTAAATATTATAAGATATGCAATAATTATGAAAATGCTTTAAGAAGAATAGAGTATCTTAATTCAAAAAAATAG
- a CDS encoding glycosyltransferase — translation MLLSIAMIVKNEENNLPRALEALMALKNKIDYEIIIVDTGSEDNTIHIAKQYTNKVFKKEWTGNFSEMRNYSISKCKGEWILVLDADEVLENPNELIKFFKAKDVKKFNSATIKFKNMITNKENDYLIGTLVRLFRNRKEFYYTGRVHEQPKILEPTKLTNITLIHYGYSRESFNLMNYKYERNLKLLLEDLKEDNNNPYTYFQLAQTYGMANMPDKAYESISKAFELIKDVKDKSKYLYIYHLLSMYLNSIGEYERTIELCKEALSYRKEHLDFYYFIGKAYSLLNDYKKAEYYYDEYFKLHKKLEEGYIVEDISVSNISFAKKKEMLKERIVLAFKSKDYDYIINNYLLYNEDDIEEILLYAFIRKEKYDKVFAIYKDKEISDKNINNIIFVCDKVTKETLKNDILTIYENLLGLDKRLDNYINYIYKNIDLNKKDIEFDCYYSYKSRILAKYILEEKNSLDIIKNLNKNDMISYLIDLNKDYRGIDLFYQYSKDNFLNNNLEDLSFLNIIEDLLIKSNNIEKENYDRLLYRTIINKINFIKKVYNNEVLNKYYKKICSKDEIFFIELFNLFKIYSVDTVMYIRKLRKMIKEYPEYKVLIDYLKDSIQLDNINYNLIFNEKENLINNIQILIENNRIKEAEEILKELSNSFKFDSRINNLLGVVHYIKGEYEQALTYIGLSKIFNNDDFDATYNLALILQNLNRNKESLYYYKEALILCGDENIKNDILEIIKFLE, via the coding sequence ATGTTATTAAGTATTGCAATGATTGTAAAAAATGAAGAAAATAATTTACCAAGAGCATTAGAAGCTTTAATGGCATTAAAAAATAAAATAGATTACGAGATAATAATTGTAGATACAGGTAGTGAAGATAATACAATACATATTGCAAAGCAATATACCAATAAAGTTTTTAAAAAAGAGTGGACAGGAAACTTTTCCGAAATGAGAAATTATAGTATTAGTAAGTGCAAAGGAGAGTGGATTTTAGTTTTAGATGCTGATGAAGTTTTAGAAAATCCTAATGAGTTGATAAAGTTTTTTAAAGCAAAGGATGTTAAGAAGTTTAATTCAGCGACAATTAAATTCAAAAACATGATTACTAATAAAGAGAATGATTATTTAATTGGAACTTTAGTAAGGTTGTTTAGAAATAGGAAAGAATTTTATTATACAGGAAGGGTTCATGAACAACCTAAAATACTAGAGCCTACGAAATTAACCAATATAACTTTAATACATTATGGTTATTCAAGGGAATCCTTTAATCTCATGAATTACAAATATGAAAGAAACTTAAAGTTACTATTAGAAGATTTAAAAGAAGATAATAATAATCCATATACTTATTTTCAATTGGCTCAAACTTATGGAATGGCAAATATGCCTGATAAGGCTTATGAAAGTATAAGTAAAGCATTCGAACTAATTAAAGATGTAAAAGATAAAAGTAAATATTTATATATTTATCATCTGCTATCAATGTATTTAAACTCCATTGGGGAATATGAAAGGACTATAGAATTATGTAAAGAAGCCCTTAGCTATAGGAAAGAACATTTAGATTTTTATTATTTTATAGGAAAGGCTTATAGTTTATTAAATGATTACAAAAAAGCTGAATATTATTATGATGAATATTTTAAATTACATAAGAAGTTGGAAGAAGGATATATTGTTGAAGATATAAGTGTATCTAATATATCCTTTGCAAAGAAAAAAGAAATGTTAAAGGAAAGAATTGTTCTTGCATTTAAAAGTAAAGATTATGATTATATAATTAATAATTATTTACTATATAATGAAGATGATATTGAGGAAATATTATTATATGCTTTTATAAGAAAAGAGAAATATGATAAAGTATTTGCAATTTATAAGGATAAAGAAATATCTGATAAGAATATAAATAATATAATTTTTGTTTGTGATAAAGTTACTAAAGAAACTTTGAAAAATGATATATTGACAATATATGAAAACTTATTAGGTTTAGATAAAAGATTGGATAATTATATAAATTATATTTACAAAAATATAGATTTAAATAAAAAAGATATAGAATTCGATTGTTACTATTCATATAAGTCAAGAATATTGGCTAAATATATTTTAGAAGAGAAAAATTCTCTAGATATTATTAAAAATTTGAACAAAAATGATATGATTAGCTATTTAATTGATTTGAATAAAGATTATAGAGGAATAGATTTATTCTATCAATATTCAAAAGATAATTTTTTAAATAATAATCTTGAAGATTTGAGCTTTTTAAATATAATAGAAGATTTATTAATAAAAAGTAATAATATTGAAAAGGAAAATTATGATAGATTACTTTATAGGACTATTATAAATAAAATTAACTTTATAAAAAAAGTATATAATAATGAAGTTTTGAATAAATATTATAAAAAAATATGTAGTAAGGATGAAATATTCTTTATTGAATTATTTAATTTATTTAAGATATACTCTGTTGATACAGTTATGTACATAAGAAAATTAAGAAAAATGATAAAAGAATATCCAGAATATAAAGTGTTAATAGATTATCTGAAAGATAGCATTCAACTAGATAATATTAATTATAATTTAATATTTAATGAAAAAGAAAATCTTATAAATAATATACAGATCTTAATAGAAAATAATAGAATAAAGGAAGCGGAAGAAATATTAAAAGAACTATCAAATAGTTTTAAGTTTGATAGTAGAATTAATAATTTGTTAGGAGTAGTTCATTATATAAAGGGTGAATATGAGCAGGCATTAACTTATATAGGTCTTTCTAAAATATTTAATAATGATGATTTTGATGCTACATATAATTTAGCTTTAATATTACAAAATTTAAATAGAAATAAGGAAAGTTTATACTATTATAAGGAAGCTTTAATTTTATGCGGTGATGAAAATATAAAAAATGATATATTAGAAATTATTAAATTTCTGGAATAG
- a CDS encoding flagellin yields the protein MIINHNMNALNAHRSMGANTTAVGKSMEKLSSGLRINRAGDDAAGLSISEKMRGQIRGLEQASRNSQDGISMLQTAEGALNETHNILQRMRELAVQAANDTNVTADRDAIAEELHALTQEIDRIKDNTEFNTQAIFKAATTEVTFQVGANCGQQITVTFCNMGAASLGINTISTQVASADLATAAISTINAAITKVSTERSKLGAVQNRLEHTIANLNNAAENLTAAESRIRDVDMAKEMMTFSKNNILQQAAQAMLAQANQQPQGVLQLLR from the coding sequence ATGATAATTAATCACAATATGAATGCATTAAATGCACATAGAAGTATGGGTGCAAATACAACAGCTGTAGGAAAGTCAATGGAAAAGTTAAGCTCAGGTTTAAGAATAAACAGAGCAGGAGATGACGCAGCAGGACTTTCAATATCTGAAAAGATGAGAGGACAAATCAGAGGATTAGAACAAGCTTCAAGAAACTCACAAGATGGTATTTCAATGCTACAAACAGCAGAAGGAGCTTTAAATGAAACTCACAATATTCTTCAAAGAATGAGAGAATTAGCAGTTCAAGCAGCTAACGATACAAACGTAACAGCTGATAGAGATGCTATTGCTGAAGAATTACATGCTTTAACTCAAGAAATTGATAGAATTAAGGATAATACAGAGTTCAATACTCAAGCAATATTTAAAGCTGCTACAACAGAAGTTACATTCCAAGTTGGAGCAAACTGCGGTCAACAAATAACTGTTACATTCTGCAACATGGGAGCAGCTTCATTAGGAATAAATACAATTTCAACTCAAGTTGCTAGTGCAGATTTAGCAACAGCAGCAATTTCTACTATAAATGCTGCAATAACAAAGGTTTCAACAGAAAGATCAAAACTTGGAGCAGTTCAAAACAGATTAGAACATACAATAGCTAACTTAAATAATGCAGCTGAAAATTTAACAGCAGCAGAATCAAGAATTAGAGATGTTGATATGGCAAAAGAGATGATGACATTCTCTAAGAATAATATTCTTCAACAAGCTGCACAAGCTATGCTTGCACAAGCTAATCAACAACCACAAGGAGTTCTTCAATTATTAAGATAA
- a CDS encoding flagellin has protein sequence MIINHNMNALNAHRSMGANTTAVGKSMEKLSSGLRINRAGDDAAGLSISEKMRGQIRGLEQASRNSQDGISMLQTAEGALNETHNILQRMRELAVQAANDTNVTADRDAIAEELHALTQEIDRIKDNTEFNTQAIFKAATTEVTFQVGANCGQQITVTFCNMGAASLGVNTISTQVANATDATAAISTINAAITKVSTERSKLGAVQNRLEHTIANLNNAAENLTAAESRIRDVDMAKEMMTFSKNNILQQAAQAMLAQANQQPQGVLQLLR, from the coding sequence ATGATAATTAATCATAATATGAATGCATTAAATGCACATAGAAGTATGGGTGCAAATACAACAGCTGTAGGAAAGTCAATGGAAAAGTTAAGCTCAGGTTTAAGAATAAACAGAGCAGGAGATGACGCAGCAGGACTTTCAATATCTGAAAAGATGAGAGGACAAATCAGAGGATTAGAACAAGCTTCAAGAAACTCACAAGATGGTATTTCAATGCTACAAACAGCAGAAGGAGCTTTAAATGAAACTCACAATATTCTTCAAAGAATGAGAGAATTAGCAGTTCAAGCAGCTAACGATACAAACGTAACAGCTGATAGAGATGCTATTGCTGAAGAATTACATGCTTTAACTCAAGAAATTGATAGAATTAAAGATAATACAGAGTTCAATACTCAAGCAATATTTAAAGCTGCTACAACAGAAGTTACATTCCAAGTTGGAGCAAACTGCGGTCAACAAATAACTGTTACATTCTGCAACATGGGAGCAGCTTCATTAGGAGTAAATACAATTTCTACTCAAGTTGCTAATGCAACAGATGCAACAGCAGCAATTTCTACTATAAATGCTGCAATAACAAAGGTTTCAACAGAAAGATCAAAACTTGGAGCAGTTCAAAACAGATTAGAACATACAATAGCTAACTTAAATAATGCAGCTGAAAATTTAACAGCAGCAGAATCAAGAATTAGAGATGTTGATATGGCAAAAGAGATGATGACATTCTCTAAGAATAATATTCTTCAACAAGCTGCACAAGCTATGCTTGCACAAGCTAATCAACAACCACAAGGAGTTCTTCAATTATTAAGATAA
- a CDS encoding flagellar protein FliT has translation MLENKLEEYKKITEFIIKNISNKDVDFNSLMDKREKIITELIDEKNTNLELIKEIYISKGLLDLDRKLKVTIEEEQAKVKEEIRKIHTIRNANKAYENNKKINSFFNRKI, from the coding sequence ATGTTGGAAAATAAATTAGAAGAGTATAAAAAAATAACAGAATTTATAATCAAAAATATTAGTAATAAAGATGTTGACTTTAACTCTCTTATGGATAAAAGAGAAAAAATAATAACTGAGCTAATTGATGAAAAAAATACAAATTTAGAGCTAATAAAAGAAATATATATTTCTAAAGGCTTGTTAGATCTTGATAGAAAATTAAAAGTAACTATAGAAGAAGAACAAGCAAAAGTAAAAGAAGAAATTAGAAAAATTCATACAATTAGAAATGCGAATAAGGCTTATGAAAACAATAAAAAGATAAATAGTTTTTTTAATAGGAAAATATAA
- the fliD gene encoding flagellar filament capping protein FliD: MRITGLATGLDIDEVIKASMKPYRVKIDQKGQQKEILEIKQKLYRDVIKETRELYNKYFDILNADSLLLNKNWATTKFTSSSNSVIITASGEAKPENYTITGHIAKASKISVPSSQIIDNKITINGIEFELSGGTEKEKAANLTNQLKKAGINVKATYTNFAGDKDSNASGYILESTILGKDSIFTVGGTANTSALEVINPKKYADPTAAKITGFKVSDFEDDVITIVINGDEDKKITLNSSDFKNEEGKIDEGKLEKVLNEKLKGYNLKVSIEENEEDNEEGNKIIFESTTLGNIDEISISVNNKINEDFIPGLDKVKAEKTFNLSEIENKKITINGVLIDLSLKGEMTTVDYLNKVSKDQNLNIVVEDNGTQLRFISNNTGEKAQIDIQLLEGTYKISEGGQDAEIVFTNGKGGIYTHKGISNNVTLDGVTFKFTEEIPENEDIKITGKTDVTEIKDKIVKFINDYNTLIEKLNKLTTEKRDRSFMPLTSDQKKEMSENEIKLWNERVERGQLSRDSDLTRIVNSLKNSMRTIVDGSNINLEKIGIVSVKDYQGTKNGTFTIDENTLIKALEENSEEVMNLFVKSSPKDESMSPSDKYNKTGILNRIKDVLYNETISSNSNFLKKVGYEGTVTAYNNTLTKSIEEYERKMKDMEINFAKREQALYSKYATLETMMNKLNSQQSYLLQQLGMV; encoded by the coding sequence ATGAGAATAACTGGATTAGCAACAGGTTTAGATATAGATGAAGTAATAAAAGCATCTATGAAACCTTATAGGGTGAAAATTGATCAAAAGGGTCAACAAAAGGAAATATTAGAAATAAAGCAAAAACTTTATAGGGATGTTATAAAGGAAACTAGAGAACTTTATAATAAATACTTTGATATATTAAACGCTGATAGTTTATTATTAAATAAAAATTGGGCTACTACTAAATTTACGTCTTCAAGTAATAGTGTAATAATTACAGCTAGCGGAGAAGCAAAACCAGAAAATTATACTATTACTGGACATATAGCAAAGGCATCAAAAATTTCTGTTCCATCAAGTCAAATTATAGATAATAAAATTACTATTAATGGTATAGAATTTGAATTATCTGGTGGTACTGAAAAAGAGAAAGCTGCCAACTTAACTAATCAACTAAAAAAAGCTGGTATTAATGTAAAAGCAACTTATACTAATTTTGCAGGGGACAAAGATTCTAATGCAAGTGGATATATTTTAGAGTCTACAATTTTAGGAAAAGATAGTATTTTTACAGTTGGAGGAACTGCAAATACCAGTGCTCTTGAGGTAATTAATCCTAAAAAATATGCTGACCCAACAGCAGCTAAGATTACTGGATTTAAAGTTTCCGATTTCGAAGATGATGTAATAACTATAGTTATTAATGGGGATGAAGATAAAAAAATAACTTTAAATAGTAGTGATTTCAAGAATGAAGAAGGTAAAATTGATGAAGGTAAATTAGAAAAAGTTTTAAATGAAAAATTAAAAGGCTATAATTTGAAAGTTTCCATAGAGGAGAATGAAGAGGATAATGAAGAGGGGAATAAGATAATATTTGAAAGTACAACACTTGGAAATATTGACGAAATTAGTATAAGTGTGAATAATAAAATTAACGAAGATTTTATCCCTGGACTTGATAAAGTAAAGGCTGAAAAAACTTTTAATTTATCAGAAATTGAAAATAAGAAAATTACAATTAATGGTGTATTAATAGATTTATCTTTAAAAGGTGAAATGACTACTGTAGATTATTTGAATAAGGTCTCAAAGGATCAGAACTTAAATATAGTTGTTGAAGATAATGGGACACAATTAAGATTTATTTCAAATAATACTGGAGAGAAAGCTCAAATAGATATCCAATTATTAGAAGGGACCTATAAAATTTCTGAAGGTGGACAAGATGCAGAAATAGTATTTACTAACGGTAAAGGTGGTATTTACACTCATAAAGGAATATCTAATAATGTAACATTAGATGGAGTGACTTTTAAATTTACTGAAGAAATCCCAGAAAACGAAGATATAAAAATTACTGGGAAGACAGATGTTACGGAAATAAAAGATAAAATAGTAAAGTTTATTAATGATTATAATACTTTAATTGAAAAGCTAAATAAATTAACAACTGAAAAAAGAGATAGAAGTTTTATGCCTTTAACATCAGATCAGAAAAAAGAAATGTCAGAAAATGAAATTAAGCTTTGGAATGAAAGAGTAGAAAGAGGTCAGTTAAGTAGAGATTCAGATTTAACCAGAATTGTCAACAGCTTAAAAAATTCTATGAGAACCATAGTTGATGGATCAAATATTAATTTAGAAAAGATAGGAATAGTATCCGTTAAAGACTATCAAGGAACAAAAAATGGTACTTTTACAATAGATGAAAATACATTGATAAAAGCTTTAGAGGAAAATTCTGAAGAAGTAATGAATTTATTTGTTAAATCATCACCGAAAGATGAGTCTATGTCACCAAGCGATAAGTACAATAAAACTGGAATATTGAATAGAATAAAAGATGTTCTATATAATGAGACTATATCTTCAAATTCTAACTTTTTAAAGAAAGTAGGATATGAAGGAACTGTTACAGCTTATAATAATACTTTAACAAAATCTATTGAAGAATATGAAAGAAAAATGAAAGATATGGAAATTAATTTTGCTAAAAGGGAGCAAGCCTTATATTCAAAATATGCAACTCTAGAGACAATGATGAATAAATTAAATTCACAGCAAAGTTATTTGTTACAACAATTAGGAATGGTATAA
- the fliS gene encoding flagellar export chaperone FliS, with translation MYGSNALNAYKNNSVNFAPKEQLLLMLVDGAVRFSKMARQALEDKDIKESHKNLIKVQDIFTELMITLDTSAGEWAKQLYSVYDFIKNRLFEINLKKDLKMMDELIPVIEEVRNTWHEAYERSKGMRR, from the coding sequence ATGTATGGTAGTAATGCACTAAATGCATATAAAAATAATAGTGTGAATTTTGCTCCAAAGGAACAATTACTTTTAATGCTGGTAGATGGTGCAGTTAGATTCTCCAAAATGGCAAGACAAGCTTTGGAAGATAAGGATATTAAGGAAAGTCATAAGAACTTAATTAAAGTTCAAGATATATTTACTGAATTAATGATAACTTTAGATACAAGTGCAGGAGAATGGGCAAAACAACTTTATAGTGTATATGATTTTATAAAAAATAGATTGTTTGAAATAAATTTAAAGAAAGATCTAAAAATGATGGACGAGCTTATTCCTGTTATAGAAGAAGTTAGAAATACATGGCATGAAGCTTATGAAAGATCTAAGGGAATGAGAAGATAA
- a CDS encoding flagellar protein FlaG, translated as MDIMVKSQGGQVNLNVAKVAEVNQSSENRDVAKDINRDKDFKKEDLDKAINKLNDLLKVENTFVEYSVHKKLGDIMVKVINRDTKEVIMEYPPEKILDLVAKMCEMAGIIVDSKA; from the coding sequence ATGGATATAATGGTTAAAAGTCAAGGAGGACAAGTTAACCTAAATGTAGCAAAAGTAGCTGAAGTAAATCAATCTTCAGAAAACAGGGATGTAGCAAAGGATATTAATAGAGATAAAGATTTTAAGAAAGAAGATTTAGATAAAGCAATAAATAAGTTAAATGATTTATTAAAGGTGGAAAATACTTTTGTGGAATATTCAGTCCATAAAAAATTAGGTGATATTATGGTGAAAGTAATTAACAGAGATACAAAAGAAGTTATTATGGAATATCCACCAGAAAAAATATTAGACTTAGTTGCTAAGATGTGTGAAATGGCTGGTATAATCGTTGATAGTAAAGCTTAA
- the csrA gene encoding carbon storage regulator CsrA: MLVITRKKGETILIGDNIEISISKIEDGSVKLAIDAPKEMTILRKELYEEVQKENKEATKMKVNIDILKNLGKK; this comes from the coding sequence TTGTTAGTTATAACTAGAAAAAAAGGTGAAACAATTTTAATAGGTGATAATATTGAAATATCTATATCAAAAATTGAAGACGGTAGTGTTAAATTAGCGATAGATGCACCTAAAGAAATGACTATCCTTAGAAAAGAATTATATGAAGAAGTTCAAAAAGAAAATAAAGAAGCAACGAAGATGAAGGTTAATATAGATATACTTAAAAATCTAGGTAAAAAATAA
- the fliW gene encoding flagellar assembly protein FliW, which yields MEIISPVHGKMIYEENEIIYFEKGIPGFDELKKYIIKEVDEESPFKIMQSVEDAELGFVIISPFAVKEDYEIELSNEIIETLNIKNQNEVLLYSIVKLDSKVENITANLKAPLVININEKKGQQYILDKEKYNIREKIFTN from the coding sequence ATGGAAATAATATCACCAGTACATGGGAAAATGATATATGAAGAAAATGAAATTATATATTTTGAAAAGGGAATACCAGGTTTTGATGAACTAAAAAAATATATTATTAAAGAAGTTGATGAGGAGAGCCCTTTCAAAATAATGCAATCTGTCGAAGATGCAGAACTTGGATTTGTTATAATTTCACCTTTTGCTGTGAAAGAAGATTATGAGATAGAATTAAGTAATGAAATAATAGAAACTTTAAATATTAAAAATCAAAATGAAGTTTTACTTTATTCAATTGTAAAATTAGATAGCAAAGTAGAAAATATAACAGCAAACCTGAAAGCACCTTTGGTAATAAATATAAACGAAAAAAAAGGGCAACAATATATACTAGATAAAGAAAAATATAATATAAGAGAAAAAATTTTTACAAATTAA
- the flgL gene encoding flagellar hook-associated protein FlgL, with amino-acid sequence MRVTNSMLSKSFLRDLNRNQNNLKKINNQLSSGKEISRPSDNPYKAARSMQLSSDIKAAIQYNENIKDTTNWLDTTDTALQQLEKSFQRIRELMVAGGNAAYGSDEKKAIKDEINEKVNEIAQILNTNFDGKYIFGGTKVNSKPVAVQADGTTGNNKLYYSSSDGTIIADPSTSNEMEMLASGLIVEISQGVTMKYNVSSTEILEFGEGANKVNVMNLLTDITNSLDSEDSSEVTGNLLSQMDSTISNLLKIMSEVGAKQNRMEAAATQNEDQILNLKDVLSKTEDIDFAEKTIEASVAQTVYMASLQVSARIIQPTLLDFLR; translated from the coding sequence ATGAGAGTAACAAATTCAATGCTGAGTAAAAGCTTTTTAAGGGATTTAAATAGAAATCAAAATAATTTAAAAAAGATAAATAACCAGTTATCATCAGGTAAAGAAATAAGCAGACCTTCAGACAATCCTTATAAAGCAGCAAGAAGTATGCAGTTAAGCAGTGATATAAAAGCAGCTATTCAATATAATGAAAATATTAAAGATACTACAAACTGGCTAGATACAACAGATACAGCCCTTCAACAACTAGAAAAAAGTTTTCAAAGAATTAGGGAATTAATGGTTGCTGGAGGAAATGCTGCTTATGGTAGTGATGAGAAGAAAGCTATCAAAGATGAAATTAATGAAAAAGTGAATGAAATAGCTCAAATATTAAATACTAATTTTGATGGTAAATATATATTTGGTGGAACAAAGGTTAATAGTAAACCAGTGGCAGTACAGGCTGATGGGACAACAGGAAATAATAAATTATATTATTCTTCTTCCGATGGTACCATAATAGCAGATCCATCTACAAGTAATGAAATGGAAATGCTTGCTTCAGGTCTTATAGTTGAAATTTCGCAAGGTGTAACAATGAAGTATAATGTTAGTTCAACAGAAATTTTAGAATTTGGTGAGGGAGCAAATAAAGTAAATGTAATGAATTTATTAACAGACATTACGAATTCACTTGATTCAGAAGATTCTTCCGAAGTTACAGGAAATTTATTAAGTCAAATGGATTCTACTATATCCAATTTATTGAAGATTATGTCTGAGGTTGGAGCTAAACAAAATAGAATGGAAGCAGCAGCAACCCAAAATGAAGATCAAATCTTAAATTTAAAAGATGTATTATCAAAGACTGAAGATATTGATTTTGCTGAAAAAACTATAGAAGCATCAGTTGCGCAGACAGTATATATGGCATCACTTCAAGTTAGCGCAAGAATAATTCAACCAACACTTTTAGATTTCCTAAGATAG